The genomic region GAAGCGCCACGCCACCGAGGGCAAGAACACCGTCGAGACCCCGCTGAGCAAGTCCTTCACGGATCCCCGTGACGTGCTCCTCAAGCCGGTCGTCTCGGAGAAGAGCTACGCGCTGCTCGACGAGGGCAAGTACACCTTCATCGTCGCGCCCGGCTCCAACAAGACGCAGATCAAGGAGGCCGTCCAGGCGGTCTTCTCGGTCAAGGTCACCGGGGTCAACACGATCAACCGTCAGGGCAAGCGCAAGCGCACCCGCACCGGCTTCGGCAAGCGTGCGGACAGCAAGCGCGCGATCGTGACCCTCGCTGAGGGCGACCGTATCGACATCTTCGGCCAGGCCTCCTAACGGAGCGCCCTGGTCCGAATATCGGACGAGGACTGAGAAATGGGAATCCGCAAGTACAAGCCGACTACGCCGGGCCGTCGTGGCTCCAGCGTCGCCGACTTCGTCGAGGTCACGCGGTCCACGCCGGAGAAGTCGCTGGTTCGCCCGCTGCACAGCAAGGGCGGCCGTAACAATTCCGGTCGTGTGACCGTTCGCCACCAGGGTGGTGGACACAAGCGCGCCTACCGTGTCATCGACTTCCGTCGCCATGACAAGGACGGCGTGCCGGCGAAGGTCGCGCACATCGAGTACGACCCCAACCGCACCGCGCGCATCGCGCTGCTGCACTACGCGGACGGCGAGAAGCGCTACATCCTCGCCCCCCGCAACCTGTCGCAGGGCGACCGCGTCGAGAACGGTCCCGGGGCCGACATCAAGCCGGGCAACAACCTGGCCCTCCGCAACATCCCGGTCGGTACCACGATCCACGCGATCGAGCTCCGTCCCGGTGGCGGTGCCAAGTTCGCCCGCTCCGCCGGTGCCTCCGTGCAGCTGCTCGCGAAGGAGGGCCAGATGGCCCACCTGCGCATGCCGTCCGGAGAGATCCGCCTGGTCGACGTGCGCTGCCGCGCCACCGTCGGCGAGGTCGGCAACGCCGAGCAGTCGAACATCAACTGGGGCAAGGCCGGCCGCAAGCGCTGGCTGGGCGTCCGCCCGACCGTTCGCGGTGTGGCGATGAACCCGGTTGACCACCCGCACGGTGGTGGTGAAGGCAAGACTTCCGGTGGTCGCCACCCGGTCTCGCCGTGGGGTCAGAAGGAGGGTCGTACTCGTTCGCCGAAGAAGGCTTCGAACAAGTACATCGTCCGCCGCCGCAAGACGAACAAGAAGCGCTAGGAGCGGGTTTAGATGCCGCGCAGTCTCAAGAAGGGGCCCTTCGTCGACGACCACCTGATCAAGAAGGTGGACGCCCAGAACGAAGCCGGTTCCAAGAACGTCATCAAGACCTGGTCCCGTCGCTCGATGATCATCCCGGCCATGCTCGGCCACACGATCGCGGTGCACAACGGCAAGACCCACATTCCGGTGTTTGTCACCGAGTCGATGGTCGGCCACAAGCTCGGCGAGTTCTCGCCGACGCGCACCTTCCGGGGTCACGTCAAGGACGACCGGAAGTCGAAGCGCCGCTAACGCGGGGTGGAATGACCATGACAGACACTGGAAGGACAACCATGGAAGCCAGGGCCCAGGCGCGGTACATCCGCGTTACGCCCATGAAGGCCCGCCGCGTGGTGGACCTTATCCGTGGCATGGATGCCACGGAGGCTCAGGCGGTCCTGCGTTTCGCCCCGCAGGCCGCGAGCGTGCCGGTCGGCAAGGTGCTTGACAGCGCCATCGCCAACGCCGCACACAACTACGACCACACCGACGCCGACAGCCTCGTCATCTCCGAGGCGTACGTCGACGAGGGTCCGACCCTGAAGCGGTTCCGTCCGCGTGCCCAGGGCCGCGCCTACCGGATCCGCAAGCGGACCAGCCACATCACCGTGGTCGTCAGCAGCAAGGAAGGAACCCGGTAATGGGCCAGAAGGTTAACCCGCATGGGTTCCGGCTCGGCATCACCACGGACTTCAAGTCCCGGTGGTACGCCGACAAGCTGTACAAGGACTACGTCAAGGAAGACGTCGCCATCCGTCGGATGATGACGTCCGGCATGGAGCGCGCCGGTATCTCGAAGGTGGAGATCGAGCGCACCCGTGACCGCGTCCGTGTGGACATCCACACCGCGCGCCCGGGCATCGTCATCGGCCGTCGTGGCGCCGAGGCCGACCGCATCCGCGGTGACCTCGAGAAGCTGACCGGCAAGCAGGTCCAGCTGAACATCCTTGAGGTCAAGAGCCCGGAGACGGACGCTCAGCTGGTGGCCCAGGCCGTCGCCGAGCAGCTGTCCTCCCGCGTCTCCTTCCGTCGTGCCATGCGCAAGAGCATGCAGGGCACGATGAAGGCCGGCGCCAAGGGCATCAAGATCCAGTGCGGTGGCCGTCTCGGCGGCGCCGAGATGTCCCGCTCGGAGTTCTACCGCGAGGGCCGTGTGCCCCTGCACACGCTCCGCGCGAACGTCGACTACGGCTTCTTCGAGGCCAAGACGACCTTCGGCCGTATCGGTGTGAAGGTCTGGATCTACAAGGGCGACGTCAAGAACATCGCCGAGGTCCGCGCCGAGAACGCCGCTGCCCGTGCGGGTAACCGCCCGGCCCGCGGTGGCGGCCCGGGTGGCGACCGCCCGGCCCGTGGCGGTGGCCGCGGTGGCGAGCGTGGCGGCCGCGGCCGCAAGCCGCAGCAGCAGTCCGCGCCGGCTGCCGAGGCCCCCAAGGCCGAGGCTCCCGCCGCCGCTGCCGCTCCGGCTGAGAGCACCGGAACGGAGGCCTGACCGACATGCTGATCCCCCGTAGGGTCAAGCACCGCAAGCAGCACCACCCCAAGCGCCGTGGTCAGGCCAAGGGTGGTACGGAGGTTTCGTTCGGCGAGTACGGCATTCAGGCCCTCACGCCGGCGTACGTGACGAACCGCCAGATCGAGGCGGCTCGTATCGCGATGACCCGTCACATCAAGCGTGGCGGCAAGGTCTGGATCAACATCTACCCGGACCGCCCGCTGACCAAGAAGCCCGCCGAGACCCGCATGGGTTCCGGTAAGGGTTCCCCCGAGTGGTGGGTCGCGAACGTGCACCCGGGCCGGGTCATGTTCGAGCTGTCCTACCCCAACGAGAAGATCGCCCGTGAGGCCCTGACTCGCGCAGCCCACAAGCTGCCGATGAAGTGCCGGATCGTCAAGCGCGAGGCAGGTGAAGCGTGATGTCGGCCGGTACCAAGGCGTCCGAGCTGCGCGAACTGGGTGACGAGGAGCTTCTCGCGAAGCTCCGCGAAGCCAAGGAAGAGCTGTTCAACCTCCGCTTCCAGGCGGCCACGGGTCAGCTCGAGAACCACGGTCGGCTGAAGGCCGTCCGCAAGGACATCGCGCGGATCTACACCCTGATGCGTGAGCGCGAGCTGGGCATCGAGACGGTGGAGAGCGCCTGATGAGCGAGAGCAACGTGACTGAAGAGACGAAGACGAACCGCGGTTTCCGCAAGACCCGTGAGGGTCTCGTCGTCAGCGACAAGATGGACAAGACCGTCGTCGTCGCCGTCGAGGACCGCGTCAAGCACGCGCTGTACGGCAAGGTCATCCGCCGTACGAACAAGCTCAAGGCCCACGACGAGCAGAACGCCGCGGGCGTCGGCGACCGGGTTGTCATCATGGAGACCCGTCCGCTGTCCGCGACGAAGCGCTGGCGCATCGTCGAGATCCTCGAGAAGGCCAAGTAGTTTCCGCGAGGAAACTCCGCAGGCAAGCACATCCCTCCTAGGGGGACACCCTAGGAACAGTTCCGCCAGGCTCGGCGAGCCCCGTGAACGACTTACGGGGCTCGCCGGGAACCGGCAGACAATCAGGAGATAGACGTGATCCAGCAGGAGTCGCGACTGCGTGTCGCCGACAACACTGGTGCGAAGGAGATCCTTTGCATCCGTGTGCTCGGTGGCTCCGGTCGCCGCTACGCGGGCATCGGTGACGTCATCGTCGCCACCGTCAAGGACGCGATCCCCGGCGGCAATGTGAAGAAGGGTGACGTCATCAAGGCGGTCATCGTTCGCACCGTCAAGGAGCGCCGCCGTCCGGACGGCTCGTACATCCGCTTCGACGAGAACGCCGCCGTCATTCTGAAGAACGACGGCGACCCTCGCGGCACCCGTATCTTCGGCCCCGTCGGCCGTGAGCTGCGCGAGAAGAAGTTCATGAAGATCATCTCGCTCGCGCCGGAGGTGCTGTAAGCATGAAGATCAAGAAGGGCGACCTGGTCCAGGTCATCACCGGTAAGGACAAGGGCAAGCAGGGCAAGGTCATTGCCGCTTACCCGCGCGACGAGCGCGTCCTGGTCGAGGGTGTCAACCGGGTCAAGAAGCACACGAAGGCCGGCCCCACCGCTCGCGGTTCGCAGGCCGGTGGCATCGTCACGACCGAGGCCCCGATCCACGTCTCCAACGTCCAGCTGGTCGTGGAGAAGGACGGCAACAAGGTCGTCACGCGTGTCGGCTACCGCTTCGACGACGAGGGCAACAAGGTTCGCGTTGCCAAGCGGACGGGTGAGGACATCTGATGGCTACCACCACCACTCCGCGTCTCAAGACGAAGTACCGCGAGGAGATCGCGGGCAAGCTGCAGGAAGAGTTCTCGTACGAGAACGTCATGCAGACCCCGGGCCTCGTCAAGATCGTGGTCAACATGGGTGTGGGCGACGCCGCCCGCGACTCCAAGTTGATGGACGGCGCCGTGCGCGACCTCACCACGATCACCGGTCAGAAGCCGGCCATCACCAAGGCCCGTAAGTCCATCGCGCAGTTCAAGCTGCGTGAGGGCCAGCCGATCGGTGCACACGTCACCCTCCGTGGCGACCGCATGTGGGAGTTCCTGGACCGCACCCTGTCGCTCGCGCTCCCGCGCATCCGCGACTTCCGTGGTCTGTCCCCCAAGCAGTTCGACGGCCGTGGCAACTACACCTTCGGTCTCACGGAGCAGGTCATGTTCCACGAGATCGACCAGGACAAGATCGACCGCGTCCGGGGTATGGACATCACCGTGGTCACCACGGCGACCAACGACGCCGAAGGCCGTGCCCTTCTCCGTCACCTCGGCTTCCCCTTCAAGGAGGCGTAAGCGAGATGGCGAAGAAGGCTCTGATTGCCAAGGCTGCTCGTAAGCCCAAGTTCGGTGTACGCGGCTACACGCGCTGCCAGCGCTGCGGCCGTCCGCACTCCGTGTACCGCAAGTTCGGCCTCTGCCGCGTGTGCCTTCGTGAGATGGCTCACCGTGGCGAGCTGCCGGGCGTGACCAAGAGCTCCTGGTAATCCCTCCCACCCGTCACCCGACCACCGCCCCTCAAGGGCGGCCCTTCGGGCCGACAGGTTGGATTGGGATTCCGGAAGCTCTCGGTAAGTAAAGGGCAGTGTCAGAGGTCCATCCCTCCATGGCTTAGGCTAGGAGGGTTGGGCGCTCTGACGCACAGACGCCCGCGGGCATGGCCCGCTATAAACGCTTACTACGCCGTAGGTCCCCGCACCGCACCCGTCCCGCCACTGAGTGGGGAGAGGGATGGCGCACTGGAAACCCCGGCGAGAGAGGCCGAAGGCCAATTCATGACCATGACTGATCCCATCGCGGACATGCTTACGCGTCTGCGTAACGCGAACTCGGCGTACCACGACGATGTCGCGATGCCGCACAGCAAGATCAAGTCTCACATCGCGGAGATCCTCCAGCAGGAGGGCTTCATCACCGGCTGGAAGGTCGAGGACGCCGAGGTCGGCAAGAAGCTCGTCCTCGAGCTGAAGTTCGGCCCGAACCGTGAGCGCTCCATCGCGGGCATCAAGCGGATCTCGAAGCCGGGTCTGCGTGTGTACGCGAAGTCCACCTCCCTGCCCAAGGTGCTCGGTGGCCTCGGCGTGGCGATCATCTCCACGTCGCACGGTCTCCTCACCGACAAGCAGGCCGGCAAGAAGGGCGTAGGCGGAGAAGTTCTCGCCTACGTCTGGTAGCGGAAGGGAACGGAGGAAACAGCTATGTCGCGCATTGGCAAGCTCCCCATCACGGTTCCCGCCGGCGTGGACGTCACCATCGACGGCCGTACGGTTTCGGTGAAGGGCCCCAAGGGCTCTCTCTCCCACACCGTCGCGGCGCCGATCGAGATCGCTAAGGGCGAGGACGGCATTCTCAATGTCACCCGCCCGAACGACGAGCGTCAGAACAAGGCCCTGCACGGCCTGTCCCGCACGCTGGTGGCGAACATGATCACCGGCGTGACCCAGGGTTACGTGAAGAAGCTCGAGATCAGCGGTGTCGGTTACCGAGTCCTGGCGAAGGGTTCCAACCTGGAGTTCTCGCTCGGCTACAGCCACTCGATCACTGTCGAGGCCCCCGAAGGCATCTCCTTCAAGGTCGAGAACCCGACGCGGTTCTCGGTCGAGGGCATCGACAAGCAGAAGGTCGGAGAGGTTGCGGCCAACATCCGCAAGCTGCGCAAGCCCGACCCGTACAAGGCCAAGGGCGTCAAGTACGAGGGCGAAGTCATCCGCCGCAAGGTCGGAAAGGCGGGTAAGTAAGCCATGGCATACGGAACGAAGATCGCTAAGGGCGACGCTTACAAGCGTGCAGCCATCAAGCGGCGTCACATCCGGATCCGTAAGAAGGTCAACGGAACGGCTGAGCGTCCCCGCCTGGTAGTGACGCGCTCGAACCGCCACATCGTGGCCCAGGTCATCGACGACATCAAGGGTCACACCCTGGCGTCGGCGTCGACCCTGGACACGTCGATCCGCGGCGAGGGCGAGAAGTCCGCGCAGGCCGGCAAGGTCGGCGCCCTGGTCGCCGAGCGCGCCAAGGCCGCGGGCGTCGAGGCTGTCGTATTCGACCGTGGTGGCAACCAGTACGCCGGGCGCATCGCCGCTCTGGCGGACGCCGCCCGCGAAGCCGGACTCAAGTTCTGAGTCGCCCGTCGCGTCAGCGACAAAATCGTTGGCGCGTAGCTAGCGGAAACAGAGAGAGGTAATTCCAATGGCTGGACCCCAGCGCCGCGGAAGCGGTGCCGGTGGCGGCGAGCGGCGGGACCGGAAGGGCCGTGACGGCGGCGCTGCTGCCGCCGAGAAGACCGCGTACGTTGAGCGCGTCGTCGCGATCAACCGCGTCGCCAAGGTTGTGAAGGGTGGTCGTCGCTTCAGCTTCACTGCGCTCGTCGTAGTGGGCGATGGCGATGGCACCGTCGGTGTCGGCTACGGCAAGGCCAAGGAGGTGCCGGCCGCCATCGCCAAGGGTGTTGAGGAGGCCAAGAAGCACTTCTTCAAGGTCCCCCGTATCCAGGGCACCATCCCGCACCCGATCACGGGCGAGAAGGCCGCGGGCGTCGTCCTGCTCAAGCCTGCTTCCCCCGGTACCGGCGTTATCGCCGGTGGCCCGGTGCGTGCTGTCCTCGAGTGCGCCGGCGTGCACGACATCCTGTCGAAGTCGCTCGGCTCGTCCAACGCGATCAACATCGTGCACGCGACCGTGGCGGCCCTCAAGGGCCTGCAGCGTCCCGAGGAGATCGCGGCCCGCCGCGGTCTGCCCCTCGAGGACGTCGCCCCCGCGGCTCTGCTCCGTGCGCGTGCGGGAGCGGGTGCGTAATGGCTCGCCTCAAGGTCACGCAGACGAAGTCGTACATCGGCAGCAAGCAGAACCACCGTGACACTCTGCGGTCCCTTGGTCTCAAGGGGATCAACACCGTGGTCGTCAAGGAGGACCGCCCCGAGTTCCGCGGAATGGTGCACACCGTCCGCCACCTCGTGACGGTTGAGGAGGTCGACTGATCATGGCGGAGAACAACCCGCTCAAGATCCACAACCTCCGTCCCGCCCCGGGCGCCAAGACCGCCAAGACCCGTGTGGGTCGTGGTGAGGCGTCGAAGGGTAAGACGGCAGGCCGTGGTACCAAGGGCACGAAGGCCCGTTACCAGGTTCCGGAGCGCTTCGAGGGTGGCCAGATGCCCCTCCACATGCGTCTTCCGAAGCTCAAGGGCTTCCGGAACCCGTTCAAGACCGAGTACCAGGTCGTGAACCTCGACAAGCTGGGCGCGCTGTACCCGGAGGGTGGCGAGGTCACCGTCGAGGGGCTCGTCGCCAAGGGTGCCGTTCGCAAGAACAGCCTCGTCAAGGTCCTCGGCCAGGGCGAGATCTCCGTGGCGCTGCAGGTGACGGTCGACGCCGTCTCCGGCTCCGCCAAGGAGAAGATCACCGCCGCCGGCGGTACCGTCACCGAGCTCGTCTGACATCACCAGGCGTCTCGATGACTTGAGCGAACCCGACCGGGGGTGCCCCACAAATGGGGCATCCCCGGTTGGTCGTTCCTAGGGGAGCGGTGTCGCCGGTAAGGTGGCCTGCGCTGCTAATTTTCGCCCGGTGTGCCGTACGGGAACTCCGGGAAGCTCCTGACTGTTAGTTAGCTGTCCGTTACTTATTCGTCGAACCTCAAGACCGTCACCTCTGACGCACTTGCGCGGGGGTCGCAGGAGGCACCGTGCTCACCGCGTTCGCCCGGGCGTTCAAGACGCCCGACCTGCGCAAGAAGCTGCTCTTCACGCTCGGCATCATCGTGGTCTATCGGGTGGGCACACACATCCCGATCCCCGGTGTCGACTACAAGAACGTCCAGATCTGTATCGACAACGCGAGCCAGAACACGGGTCTGTTCGGCCTGGTCAACATGTTCAGTGGTGGCGCGTTGCTGCAGATCACGATCTTCGCGCTGGGCATCATGCCGTACATCACGGCGAGCATCATTCTGCAGCTGCTGACCGTGGTGATCCCGCGTCTGGAAGCCCTCAAGAAGGAGGGCCAGGCCGGTACGGCGAAGATCACGCAGTACACCCGTTACCTGACGGTGGCGCTGGCCATCCTTCAGGGCACCGGTCTGGTGGCCACCGCGCGCAGCGGTGCGCTGTTCACCAGCTGCCCGGTCGCGAACCAGATCGTGCCGGACCAGTCGATCTTCGTGACCATCACGATGGTCATCACGATGACCGCCGGTACGGCCGTCGTCATGTGGCTCGGTGAGCTCATCACCGACCGCGGCATCGGCAACGGCATGTCGATCCTGATGTTCATCTCGATCGCCGCGACCTTCCCGTCCGCGCTGTGGGCCATCAAGCAGCAGGGTGACCTCGCGGACGGCTGGATCGAGTTCGGCACCGTGATCGCGGTCGGCCTGTTCATGGTCGGCCTGGTCGTCTTCGTGGAGCAGGCTCAGCGCCGTATTCCCGTTCAGTACGCGAAGCGGATGATCGGCCGCCGGTCCTACGGCGGTACGTCGACCTACATTCCGCTGAAGGTCAACCAGGCGGGCATCATCCCTGTGATCTTTGCCTCGTCGCTGCTCTACATCCCGGCGCTGATCGCGCAGTTCGCCGGTGGAACGTCCGGCTGGAAGACCTGGATCGAGCAACATCTGGCGGATACGGCCGCGCCGGCGCACATCGTCCTCTACTTCTTCCTGATCATTTTCTTCGCGTTCTTCTACGTGGCGATCTCGTTCAACCCCGAGGAAGTCGCGGACAACATGAAGAAGTATGGTGGCTTCATCCCGGGCATCCGGGCTGGCCGACCGACCGCTGAGTACCTGGGATACGTACTCAACCGGATCACCTGGCCGGGTTCGCTGTACTTGGGTCTGATCGCTCTCGTGCCGACGATGGCGTTGGCGGGCTTCGGCGCCAACCAGAACTTCCCGTTCGGTGGCACCAGCATCCTGATCATCGTTGGTGTGGGTCTGGAGACGGTGAAGCAGATCGAGAGCCAGCTCCAGCAGCGCAATTACGAAGGGTTCCTCCGCTGATGCGTATCGTCCTCGTCGGGCCGCCCGGTGCGGGCAAGGGAACGCAGGCCGCGTTCCTCGCCCAGAACCTGTCGATCCCGCACATCTCCACGGGCGACCTCTTCCGTGCCAACATCAGCCAGCAGACGGAACTCGGCAAACTGGCGAAGTCGTACATGGACGAGGGCAACCTCGTGCCGGACGAGGTCACGATCGCCATGGCACGGGACCGCATGGAGCAGCCGGACGCAGCGGGCGGTTTCCTGCTCGACGGCTTCCCGCGGAACGTCTCGCAGGCCGAGGCGCTGGACCAGGCGCTGAAGGCCGACAGCGTGGAGCTGGACGCGGTGCTCGACCTGGAGGTCCCCGAGGGCGAGGTGGTCAAGCGCATCGCCGGCCGCCGCATCTGCCGCAAGGACTCGAGTCACGTCTTCCACGTGACGTACAGCCCGCCGAAGAAGGAAGGCGTCTGTGACGTCTGCGCCGGCGAGCTGTACCAGCGCGACGACGACACCGAGGAGACCGTCCGCAAGCGCCTGGAGGTCTACCACACGCAGACCGAGCCGATCATCGACTACTACCGGGCCCAGGGCCTGGTCGTGACGATCTCGGCGCTCGGCAAGGTGGACGAGGTCACCAAGCGCGCGATGGACGCCCTCGACCGTCAGGCCGAGGGCAAGGGCCAGAGCGACGGTGACGAGGACAAGAGCGACAGCGAGGGCGACGACAAGTAGTCGTCCTGGCTGGTTCGGCCGCGGTGCCCGTGCTGGGCGCCGCGGCCTTACTGTTGTGTAGTTGACCGAATAGGCAGAGAAGACGGAGAGCGCGGGCCCTCATGGTGCAGATCAAGACCCCCGAGCAGATCGCCAAGATGCGTGAGGCGGGCCTGGTCGTCGCCGCCGTCCACCAGGCGACGCGGGAAGCCGCGGTGCCGGGCGCCACGACGCGCGATCTGGACCAGGTCGCGCGCAAGGTGCTCGACGAGCACGGCGCGAAGTCGAACTTCCTCGGGTACGGGGGCTTTCCAGCGACGATCTGCACCTCGGCGAACGAGGTCGTCGTGCATGGGATTCCGAGCGATGAGGTCGTCCTGAAGGACGGCGACATCATCTCGATCGATGCGGGCGCCATCGTCGACGGCTGGCACGGCGACGCCGCCTTCACCGCCTTCGTCGGGTCCGGTCACGCTCCGGAGCTCCTTGAGCTGTCCCGGGTGACGGAGGAGTCGATGTGGGCCGGGATCGCGGCGATGAAGCCGGGGAATCGGCTCGTCGACGTCTCGCGTGCCATCGAGACGTACATCCGGCGGCAGCCGAAGCCCGGCGGTGGCAAGTACGGGATCATCGAGGACTACGGCGGTCACGGCATCGGTACCGAGATGCACATGGATCCGCATCTGCTGAACTACGTGGAGCGGCGGCGGGGGAAGGGGCCGAAGCTCGTTCCCGGGTTCTGCCTTGCCATCGAGCCCATGGTTTCGCTGGGTACGCCGAAGACCGAGGTACTGTCCGATGACTGGACGGTCATCACTACGGACGGTACGTGGTCGTCGCACTGGGAGCATTCTGTTGCTCTGACGGAGGGTGGGCCGCTTGTGCTCACGGCTCCCGACGGGGGTAGGGCGAAGCTGGCGGAGTATGGGATCACGGCTGCGCCTGATCCTCTGGGCTGAGTTCGCGTCGTAGGGGCGGGCTGGTGTATGTGTCGCGGCTGCGGGCCGGTGGGGGCTCGTCGCGCAGTTCCCCGCGCCCCTGAAGGGGCGCCCATGCCAAGCCTCGTTTTCAGGGGTCCCCGCTAGCTCGCTGCTTAGGGATCTTCCGTGTGGGGCAGGCTATCTCGATTCGTCTTTCCGAGGGCCCTGGCGTAGACTGACTCGTCGGCTCTCGTGCATCCGCATGTCTGCATGTGGTAAGCGCGGGGCCGATCAAGGTAGTCGATTCGAAGGGCGAAGCGTGGCCAAGAAGCAAGGTGCCATCGAGATCGAGGGCACTGTCGTCGAGTCTCTTCCGAACGCCATGTTCAAGGTCGAGCTCCAGAACGGCCACCAGGTCCTGGCGCACATCAGCGGCAAGATGCGTATGCACTACATCCGTATCCTCCCTGACGACCGGGTCGTGGTGGAGCTGTCTCCGTACGACCTCACGCGCGGTCGGATCGTCTATCGATACAAGTGAGCTTGGGTGAGTCCCGTACTCGCCTCGGCGGCCGGGAGGGTCGTTGTCGGACAGGTTCGCCCTGTCAAACTCTCCGGAGCGATCCAGGGGAGAGTCTTCCTGATCCGTCAGGAAGAGAACTCCAACGGTACAAGTAGATCTTTTTTTGCGCCCCGCCTCCGCCTGGTGCGGTGGCACTGACCCGGAGAACCTCACCCAATGAAGGTCAAGCCGAGCGTCAAGAAGATCTGCGACAAGTGCAGGGTGATCCGCCGTCACGGCCGGGTCATGGTCATCTGCGAAAACCCGCGCCACAAGCAGCGCCAGGGCTGACGCACGACCGAACCTTCTGCACCCGCAGAGCTTCGCGCGACGC from Streptomyces sp. NBC_00878 harbors:
- the map gene encoding type I methionyl aminopeptidase, which produces MVQIKTPEQIAKMREAGLVVAAVHQATREAAVPGATTRDLDQVARKVLDEHGAKSNFLGYGGFPATICTSANEVVVHGIPSDEVVLKDGDIISIDAGAIVDGWHGDAAFTAFVGSGHAPELLELSRVTEESMWAGIAAMKPGNRLVDVSRAIETYIRRQPKPGGGKYGIIEDYGGHGIGTEMHMDPHLLNYVERRRGKGPKLVPGFCLAIEPMVSLGTPKTEVLSDDWTVITTDGTWSSHWEHSVALTEGGPLVLTAPDGGRAKLAEYGITAAPDPLG
- the rpmJ gene encoding 50S ribosomal protein L36 — protein: MKVKPSVKKICDKCRVIRRHGRVMVICENPRHKQRQG
- the infA gene encoding translation initiation factor IF-1; translation: MAKKQGAIEIEGTVVESLPNAMFKVELQNGHQVLAHISGKMRMHYIRILPDDRVVVELSPYDLTRGRIVYRYK
- the secY gene encoding preprotein translocase subunit SecY, which produces MLTAFARAFKTPDLRKKLLFTLGIIVVYRVGTHIPIPGVDYKNVQICIDNASQNTGLFGLVNMFSGGALLQITIFALGIMPYITASIILQLLTVVIPRLEALKKEGQAGTAKITQYTRYLTVALAILQGTGLVATARSGALFTSCPVANQIVPDQSIFVTITMVITMTAGTAVVMWLGELITDRGIGNGMSILMFISIAATFPSALWAIKQQGDLADGWIEFGTVIAVGLFMVGLVVFVEQAQRRIPVQYAKRMIGRRSYGGTSTYIPLKVNQAGIIPVIFASSLLYIPALIAQFAGGTSGWKTWIEQHLADTAAPAHIVLYFFLIIFFAFFYVAISFNPEEVADNMKKYGGFIPGIRAGRPTAEYLGYVLNRITWPGSLYLGLIALVPTMALAGFGANQNFPFGGTSILIIVGVGLETVKQIESQLQQRNYEGFLR
- a CDS encoding adenylate kinase, producing the protein MRIVLVGPPGAGKGTQAAFLAQNLSIPHISTGDLFRANISQQTELGKLAKSYMDEGNLVPDEVTIAMARDRMEQPDAAGGFLLDGFPRNVSQAEALDQALKADSVELDAVLDLEVPEGEVVKRIAGRRICRKDSSHVFHVTYSPPKKEGVCDVCAGELYQRDDDTEETVRKRLEVYHTQTEPIIDYYRAQGLVVTISALGKVDEVTKRAMDALDRQAEGKGQSDGDEDKSDSEGDDK